One Manihot esculenta cultivar AM560-2 chromosome 18, M.esculenta_v8, whole genome shotgun sequence genomic window carries:
- the LOC110606476 gene encoding BRI1 kinase inhibitor 1: protein METKQHGDTREIFVDKHEDIKLKQGDLPPAKQQAATISPASPPSASSSPSHEFSFTISLHSSSIQFPDKAKASPPSFAIDLSPADDIFFHGHLLPLHLLSHLPVSPRSSTNSTDSFTLPIRELLDDKKSNRNNNNSSTSHGNSSNVKNNNNSSCIKTNQQQSSNWETKARSKPKAFSFFTRRKGCEVRESEGKEKQKKKMRFEVSHILKRYVRMVRPLLFFKGRRQKNHPHIQRQPHSFSGNLSLRNKQELEGRRGEFSAPASMRTSPTNSGLLVATATLPSSTSDSTMEELQAAIQAAIAHCKKSIASEEKVKC from the coding sequence ATGGAGACCAAACAGCATGGAGACACTAGAGAAATATTTGTGGACAAGCATGAAGATATCAAGTTAAAACAAGGAGACCTACCACCAGCCAAGCAACAGGCAGCCACTATATCCCCTGCCTCACCACCTTCAGCTTCTTCCTCTCCTTCTCATGAATTCTCCTTCACAATCTCTCTCCATTCTTCCTCTATACAATTCCCAGATAAGGCCAAAGCCTCTCCTCCTTCATTTGCTATTGATCTGTCTCCTGCAGATGACATTTTCTTCCATGGCCACTTGCTTCCTCTCCATCTTCTCTCTCACCTTCCTGTCTCTCCTCGATCATCCACCAATTCGACGGACAGCTTTACCCTCCCCATCAGAGAATTATTAGATGATAAAAAGTCCAACAGGAATAACAACAACTCCAGCACCAGCCATGGAAATAGCAGCAACGTCAAGAACAATAACAATAGCAGCTGCATTAAAACAAATCAACAACAAAGCAGCAACTGGGAGACAAAGGCTAGAAGCAAGCCTAAGGCTTTCTCTTTTTTCACTCGGCGAAAAGGATGTGAAGTTAGAGAATCAGAAGGTAaagagaagcaaaagaagaagatgagatTCGAAGTGAGTCATATACTAAAAAGGTACGTGAGAATGGTTAGGCCATTGTTGTTCTTCAAAGGAAGAAGACAGAAGAATCATCCCCATATCCAGAGGCAACCCCATTCGTTTTCAGGCAATTTAAGCTTGAGAAATAAGCAGGAGTTGGAAGGAAGGAGAGGAGAATTTTCTGCGCCAGCTTCCATGAGAACATCTCCAACAAACAGTGGCCTTCTTGTAGCAACGGCAACCCTTCCTTCTTCTACTAGTGATAGTACCATGGAGGAATTGCAGGCTGCAATTCAAGCAGCAATTGCTCATTGCAAGAAGTCCATTGCCTCTGAAGAGAAGGTCAAGTGCTAA